The window AGGCTACATTACACTGGATTTGGCTACGTTTGGATATACAGTATGACGAAAATAGCACTGTTACCAGTATTTTAGTTTAAGGGCGGGTCGGAAAAGGAGAGACTTTACCTGAAAATACAGTGGCCTGTGGACAAATCCAATATTTGCAGCCCTTTCCTAcaggtctgtatatagtgtaatctcCATATGCTTTTATTAATATACTGTAGAACAGATCTACATGAGCTTGTATCTAAATAGTGCATCACTCACTGGCCTGACTCACATTTCCACAATATTTAGGTTAGATAAGGTTTCCACGTTCATAATATTCATGAAAATAGTCTAGCAAGATTAGAAGATTAAAGTTGTATCATGTTTATATAAAAATTTTGGGTGTTGAAAATTTAAGATAAAAAAATGGGTTAAAATTTTGCAAGCTGTCCCAAATCCACTGCACATCATCTTCCATTTAAAACTATGAGGATCCTTATTTTATTTTACTGTTATAGCTAAACTGTCAGCTAAATTCTGAGCAAGGCTAGGTCCTCCATCTCGTACCCAAGTGACCGCACCCCAGTTTTGAATCCTATGATATACCTACGATCGCCTTATGGCACTCTGTGCACCCCTGATCGGGTGTCTCAAAGTGCTTAGCACAGTGCAGTGGTCAAGGCGCTTGACCGGTGCACAGGTTAACCCCTTTTATTTGTATCATAGTAACATGTTCCACTTAGACTTTACTTACATAATTATAAGTGGTAGTGTGAGAGTTTGGATAACTCTGGAGTGGCTTGGGTAATTCTCCGGTTCCTATACAAGTACAGTAAATaacttactgtactgtatatgctgTTGTATGTAAATCTTTTATTTGCACATACATTTTTTTTCCCTGTAATTTGTCACACATTTATACCACATTTCaacatttatacctaaaaattatCACTAGagagtgaaaaaaaaaaaaatcatcatctTACTGAACTTAAGAAAGCCAGCCTGTAAACATTGTATCTGGTCCAGGTTATGGATATATACAAACAGGTTTTTTTGTCAGCGTTACTCAAGCAAGTCTACGAGCTCCTTGGTACATTTCAGTACCCCTTTCAACAACACCACAGGTATTTctccaatatttaaatatacaataaTGTCCTATAATACATTACTACATATTGCTGCTATGAAATAATTGTCTTTTTATCTGACGTTCAAACAAATACAGTACTCATACAATGTGACTAAATATAATATGGATATAATGTAGTCCAGTAACTGAAGTCACAATTATCACTTTTGGAATTCTGCAGACTTTAGGCTTTTCTAGAAGAGCTCAGACTGCTCAAGTCCACCTTGCAGCTCTCGACCAAAAGTATCATAAAAACTTTAAATTATCTAAAATTAGAATTACAGTACAGGAATGTCAAAAACCATAAAAGTCTCCAACTATGATATCTGTGAAACACTTCCAAAGTGTATTAAAAAGCAATATATTCTCATCGGACGATTTATGTACTAAAGAGAAACTGCATTTTAATTTTTCTATTAAAAATTCTATCATAATCATATTATTCATTAAGCTAAATTCTTTTCTTATAAAAATAATGAAGGGGTCAGGAAATTTGTGATGTTATTATAATGTTTACTggctaacaaataaaaaaaaaaaaaaaatcagttctTGCATATGAAATACACTGAATTTTCGTAATCTTAAAACCATATATATTCAAAATGTGTTGAACATGCTGCATTAACATTTGTCGGGGGTAAAGTATAGCTGTTTGAGTGTGTGACTTTGCATACAAACACATATGTGCTTGTGGGAGTGGGTGTAAAATATGAATGCGAGTGGGGGAGGTAGTAGTGTGAATTAGGAAGAAAGTGTAGGTTGGAACAAATTGTCAATGTCCTTGCATGAAATGGTAAGGGGGAAATTTGTAAAGAAATTCAGaaaacaaaaaatacaatttAATAAGCAACTTGCAAATTGGAGAGAGTAAATGTCATAAATGTACTAATTCAAGTGCACCACACCAAGCTAAGCTTGTGCAAGTATGAAGAATATACATTGACATTGGACAGGAAACTATTGgaatatcactgacaagcatcatcCAAAGTGGAAGAGGCTAGGTCTAGGGACATTAAATGGCCAGTGAAAGAGGCCTGACCTGTTTTAGTGCCTTGTTGTGAGTTGAGGGCTTGGCAAGTGGAGAGGGCATGACCTGTTGAAGGTCCTTGATTTATGAGGGCTTGACAAGTTGTGGATGGGGCCGGGTGTGTGGAAGGCCCTTGGCATGTTGAGTGGGCCTGCAGTGTGAAATGTTCTTGGCTTGGGGAAGGGGGCTGACGTGAGAAAGATAcctgacgactggctggtgtccgACGTTGGGAAGGCACCAGACGTTGGGAGGGAACCTGACGTTGGGAGGGAACTTTATGTGGAAAGCAGCCCTGACGTCGAGATGTTGGCCGAAGTGTAGAGAGAATCTGGCGAGAGCATGGTGCTGGGCGCGGAGAGGCGGCAGGACGCGGGGAGGCGGCAGGACGCGGGGAGGCGGCAGGACGCGAGGAGGCGGCAGGACGCGGGGAGGCGGCAGGACGCGGGGAGGCGGCAGGACGCGGGGAGGCGGCAGGACGCGGGGAGGAGGCAGGACGCGGGGAGGAGGCAGGACACGGGGAGGAGGCAGGACGCGGGGAGGAGGCAGGACGCGGGGAGGAGGCAGGACGCGGGGAGGAGGcaggacgcggggaggaagctttATTTGTGGGAAGCGCTTGGCAAATGAAGTGGGTTTTGTGCTTTCCAGGACCCTGAAGGGTAGAAGATGCCTGGTATACAAAAGCGTTACGATTCAGCGTTGAGGGTTTTCGTTTATAGGAAGTTTGGCGACACAAGGGCACTGGCAAGGGAGCAAGAATATGATTTGGGGAGCGAGTCGGATGTCGAGAAGGTGCCAGATGTAAGGAGGGACTCGGCTGTGTGCATGGGACTAAACAAGGAAAGGAGGCTATACATGGAGAGATGGTATCTTGAGAAGGGGCTCCTTGGGACAAGGGTAACGAATGCTCTGAGAGAGTTATACATGGAGATTTAGCTAAACATGGTGATGATGCTAAATGTGGAGAACTAACTAGATGCAATGAGGCTGCTTGAGGTGAGGAAGAAGTTTGTTGTGTGAATGGAGGATGCTGAGTAGAGGAAGCCTGCATAGGGGAAAGCAGCTCTTCAGTAGGGACCTGTTGTAAGGATAAAACTTGTGTGATGGATGGAGATTGCTGTAAAGCAAGGACCTGTTGTGCAGAGGAAAGTTGCTGTGTAGAGGAAGCCAGCTGAGGAGAGGAAGCCAGCTGTGGAGAGGAAGCCAGCTGTGGAGAGGAAGCCAGCTGTGGAGAGGAAGCCAGCTGTGGAGAGGAAGCCAGCTGTGGAGAGGAAGCCAGCTGTGGAGAGGAAGCCAGCTGTGGAGAGGAAGCCTGCTGTGGAGAGGAAGCCTGCTGTGGAGAGGAAGCCAGCTGTGGAGAGGAAGCCAGCTGTGGAGAGGAAGCCAGCTGTGGAGAGGAAGCCAGCTGTGGAGAGGAAGCCTGCTGTGTAGAGGAAGCCTGCTGTGAGAAAGCTGACTGTTGGGAGGGAGTCTTTTCTGTGGCAAAACCCTGCTGAGAAGAAAGGACTATTTGAGGACAAGGGATTTGTTGTGGAGAGGTGATCTGTTGCTGGGAAGGGAGCTGTCTTGGGGAGGAAGTCTGGTGTTTGGAGGGAATGTCTGGAGTACGGATGAGACTTGGTTTACGAACTGGGCCTGGCATGTGAATAGGAAAATTATAATGTCAATTTCTGCTTAATGGACCGGTTATtgctaaaaaaaagaaaaacatacatttttcaatgacatatatacagtatatcaaaTCTTTCCGCAAATATGCTACTGTACATTATTAATGATAAAAGAGTTGAAGACAAGATGTATAAACTATTATAATTTTTCTCAAAGCTCCTCAAACAATATCTGAAAAGTAGCAAGCAAGTTAAACAGAAAACGTCAAATTATAACAAATTATTTATTTCAAGCACTTCCACAATAAAAACCGATATACAGTATTTCGTTTACTCTTATGAATTCCACTTAAATGAGTGAATTAATGTATGATAATGCTTTCAGTCAaggtaataataatgataattatacTGCACAATAAGAAGAATAATGAGAACTTATGATGAAGTCTCTAGTctctaacaaaaaaaaaattgatcactAATGAAGGAACTGTACAAGACCCAATACTCCATAAACAATTAACAAATGGCTAAAAAATGTTTCACTTGAGCACAGTTATAAGACTAAACTCCAAGAGTGGATGACATTCAGTCCAAAATGGTAAAGGAGCTGGTCACCAAGTTATGTTTAccagtgaaactccttttcagaaattTCTTCCAACAAAGGAAAAGTCTCAAGACTAAGAATGCCATATGCAAAAGTAACTCTTACCTTTAAAAAACGTAGAAGCTGTGCAAACAGAAATTACATACTAAACACCCTAAACTAAACATCTGCAAGCTTATGGATAAAACAGAAAGGGGTAAAAATAAAGTCCACTATCTTAAAACACACAATCTTGAAAAGGCATCACAACACTATTTTGTAAAAACAATCTTGCTGAACATATCTGCTCATGTTTCAGAAAACAACAACTACTCCAGTACCTACACAAGGATTCTCGTAGTCAACAGGTTTTTTATTAGGTACCACAAAGGATAGCCAAAAAAATTACAAGCACTTGGTGTCAATAATAATACAGTACAAAGATTTAGCAGAACTTACCTGTAATAAATAAAAACAATAGTTAAAACTGAGAAAAGAAAGGGTCATCCAAAACAGAAGACGATCGGACTGGAAAAATATTGCGAGTGGATTACCATAAGGTTTCATTATAGAGCCAACcccttttttttaaatatattgtaCCATCtgcagatgaagagtcacaataacgtggctgaaaaatgttgaccaaaccacacgttaGAAagtgacgatgacgtttcggtacgtcctggaccattatcaagtcgattgtgaaaataCTGTACCATCAATAACATTAGATAAAAcacatatcataaaaactgataattataatttttttacgGGGAATGTGGGAAGCAAAAATTAAGTGTAATTAAAAGTCTCACTCTGGGGGGCCCTCAGTAGCCGTGAGAACTGAGCACTGGTTCAGCAAAACCTTTGGTTGTTTCTCCAGACCTTTGAAACCCAACCTGCCTTGCCTACTGGgaaccagggaccagattcacgaagcagttatgcaagcacttacgaacctgtgcatcttttctcaatctttggtggctttgtttacaattattaaacagttaatgagctccgaagcaccagcaggctgtttataacaataacaacagttgattgggaaattttca is drawn from Procambarus clarkii isolate CNS0578487 chromosome 90, FALCON_Pclarkii_2.0, whole genome shotgun sequence and contains these coding sequences:
- the LOC123746519 gene encoding uncharacterized protein isoform X10; protein product: MVLLWTQHDGERLEPQPTDDIVQEHRKDDPLQQQQQANKNLKGEVGSTSQAGASPVSSTAQVDDLSAGVIPSEKHLVTLCQVSEIMDRKKSSTFISPSVSPATSSSSTSPSPPPTSSTATPTSDLMEVVSVETLEAAALESASRVALSKTSTLGPSAGLEEEESEEEPGRKKKSHKRKFYTLPRNWKSKAADFIMTKGKTLCESCGKKCSGEVLRVQEKYFHINCFKCHSCKKSLAQGGFFTREKDYYCTECYQKNFGQRCATCGLYVEGEVVSALGNSYHQKCFTCARCRQPFPTGERVTYTGKECLCQRCLHIPVVDSQSPTRSPTSGGPSPVRKPSLIRTPDIPSKHQTSSPRQLPSQQQITSPQQIPCPQIVLSSQQGFATEKTPSQQSAFSQQASSTQQASSPQLASSPQLASSPQLASSPQLASSPQQASSPQQASSPQLASSPQLASSPQLASSPQLASSPQLASSPQLASSPQLASSPQLASSTQQLSSAQQVLALQQSPSITQVLSLQQVPTEELLSPMQASSTQHPPFTQQTSSSPQAASLHLVSSPHLASSPCLAKSPCITLSEHSLPLSQGAPSQDTISPCIASFPCLVPCTQPSPSLHLAPSRHPTRSPNHILAPLPVPLCRQTSYKRKPSTLNRNAFVYQASSTLQGPGKHKTHFICQALPTNKASSPRPASSPRPASSPRPASSPRPASSPCPASSPRPASSPRPAASPRPAASPRPAASPRPAASSRPAASPRPAASPRPAASPRPAPCSRQILSTLRPTSRRQGCFPHKVPSQRQVPSQRLVPSQRRTPASRQVSFSRQPPSPSQEHFTLQAHSTCQGPSTHPAPSTTCQALINQGPSTGHALSTCQALNSQQGTKTGQASFTGHLMSLDLASSTLDDACQ